The Meiothermus ruber DSM 1279 genome includes the window CGGACTAATCGAAAGCCTCAACAATGCGTTTCAAGCCAAGACTGGCTGGCAAGAGGAAGAAGCGTTGGGCAAGGATATTTTTACGCTGCAGGCCATCCCACCAGAAGTCGCATCTGAGATACGCCAAACACTAGGGGCTGGACGGGTGTGGAGTGGTAGCTACCAGGCCTGCCGCCGCACCGGTGAGGTTTACTTGGCGGAGGCTACGATCTCACCGGTGAGGGATCTCAAGGGGCGCATAGTCAAACTGGTTCACATCCAGCGGGATGTAACGGAGCGGCGCCGCCTCGAGGCTATCGCCGAGACCATCAACATGACCGAGCAGATCGGCTATGTTTTCGCCGGTCTGCGCCATGAGCTGGTGAACCCTATCGGCTCAGCCATGATGGCCCTCAGCGCGTTGCGAGAAAATGTGGCCCTTTGGCCCCTGGAGAAGGTGGTGGAGTACGTAGAGCGGGCCCTGGCCGAGCTGGATCGGGCGGGTTATCTGCTGCGCACCCTCAAGACTTTTAGCCTGGAAGAGCTCGAGCTAGCACCGCTGGAGCTAGGCGCCTTTCTGCGACAGTTTGTGAAGCTAATACAGGAAGATTTCGAGCAACGGGGTATCAGCCTTTCTCTTGCTCCCACGCAGGAGAAAGTGATGGCGCTGGCTGATCCCAGGGCGCTGTACCAGGTACTACTCAATCTGCTATCTAACGCTGCAGATGCCCTGGAAGGACAGCCTTTGCGAGAGATTAGCTTGCGCCTGGAACGTCAGATACAAACGGTCGAGCTGGTAATAACGGACACTGGCCGGGGGATGGGGCCAGATGAGATGGCCCGGCTGTTCCGCCCCTTCTACACCACCAAGCCGCAAGGAAGCGGGCTTGGGCTGGTTATCGCTCAACGGCTGATGGCGGGGATGCGGGGTACCATCACGATAAAAAGTGAGCGTGGCCGGGGTACCGAAGTAACCCTTACCCTTGAGGGGGCTTGAGGATACCCCCAAGCTGAAGGCGGGCGAGCGCCAGCCGCTCCGGCCCCTCCAGTAGCAAGCCAAGCAAAGCTGTGGGTTTCTTGAGGGGACGTACCAGCAGGGCCCACCCTGAGCTGCACAGCGTCAGCTCTTCCACCTCTGCGCCGGCGAGTTGCTGGGCCACTTGACAGGCCAGGGCCAAAGAAGAGCCAAAACCCGCCACAACCTGGGTGAGCTCGCCTGTTCCGGCCAGCAGCTCACCCTTGGGTGTCAGCAAACACGCTGCCCGCACCCCCTCAATTTCTAAACAGGCTTCCAGGGGAAATTCTACACTTTGGGTCTTTCCCTTATAACGAGCAGCCTTAAGGAGCAATTGGGTCAGTGGGATGGGTTTGCCTGGCGCCCCGGGCTGCGCCTGGCGTACCTCGATGCGCACATCCTGCCAGGATAAAATCTCCAAGGCTGCCGCCTCTCCCTGCAACGCCCCTGCCTCTGCCCCGATCAAAGCGCCTGCGAAACAGCGCAATACCCCTACCTTTCCCCTGGCCGTTACCCAGACATCGCATACTTTTCGCTCCAGCTCGATAAGCTGTAAGAATCTTGATAAGGCCGAAGTACCTATGCCGTTTACATGCTCCCCGGCCAGTGCCTGGCGAATGGTCTCGAGGAGTTGCGGTAGTCGAAAGGGCTTCTCGAGGTAGGCATAGACTATACCCTGCAAGGAGCGCCCCATTGCCTCGCTACCGAAGGCGGTCATCACCACAATTGGTATCTGCGGGAAAGCGCTCGCAGCATAGGCAACAAGCGCGAGTCCATCCGTGCCTGGCATTCGCAGATCGCTGATCAGGAGGCTTACGTTTCCCTCTTCCAGGATGCGCACCGCTTCCGAGCCGTCTGTGGCGGTAAGCACCTGGAATTCCTTGCAATACGGCTGAAGCCCCTCAGCCAGGCTGCGGAGGAACAGCGGCTCATCGTCGACGATGAGCACCCGCCTCACAGGGTGAGCTTGCCCTCCACCTCAGCGAGCTTGAGGCGGGCCAAGGCCAGGTTGGCCCGTCCTCGGTCAAGCACATAGTAGAAAAAAAGGTTGTTGTGTTTTTGGCCCAGCCGAATCAGGTGGTACTGCTTACCAAGGGTAATCAGGATATCCTCGATGCGATCCTGTAGGCCCAGGCCCTGCATGGTTTTCAGTTTGGCCCGGACAACCTCGGTGTTGCCCGCAGCGGCGAATTCCAGGTTGACCCCCCCACCGGCCATGCCCAGGGCCATCCCGCTCTTGAAGTCCACCAGGGCCGCCCCCAGGGCGCCCTCGAGCCCCAACAATTCCTCCAAGCATTCTTTTACGTTGCTAGCCATATATCCTCCTGCCTAAAGTTTAGCTAGCTGCCCACTGCTCCTTGGTTTATTTGTCACAAGCGCGGTAGGACTGCACCTGTCCAGAAGTACGATGAGCTGTGTATGGAAAACCTGCAATGGAAAGGGATGCGGACTATCCAGATTCGGTTCTGGGCGATTTACAGCGGCGGGGCCGTACAGAACCTCGATTTGCGAACAGGGCTATACGGATTTTGCCCTATACTCCAGAAGTAGTTTCTGGAGGTCATGAAGAATGGATCTGATCGGTGGTATGGCCCTGCCCACAGGGGTGGTATTGGTCAGCGAGGAACGAACGGCGGTGGGCTATCACGAGAATGGCAAGCTCCGCCTGCACACCCGGACGATTGAGGCTGGGAACAGGGGGCGCGTCAGGCGGCTGGCCCTGCTGCTGCTGGAAGGGTTGAGAGGTCTGAGCCATGTTTACAGTGGAACCCCTGACAGCCGGCAAGATTTCATCTATACGATGATCACGATTGTCGTTGGGGCCATTACTGGTACAGCCATCCGGGCGTTGGGCCTGGCCACGTTGCAGGTGGCGTTGTTAGCCAACCTGCTGCTGGTAGTGGGCTGTGTTCTGGCCTACTACTACTACGAGCCTTTTCGTCGGTTTGTGCTGGAGTTTCGTCGCTACCACGGAGCCGAACATAAGGTAGTGCAGGTATTGCTGGCGGGCCGACCGCTAGAGGATGCGAAAGACCCTTCCGTTCCAATCACCACCGTTCATTGCGGCACCAACCTGTTTGCCCTGGTGCTGCCGTTTGGCGTGCTTTTCTTCTTCACTCCGATATGGCTGGCGATCCTGCTGGGCCTGGTGCTACCTTTTGCCCTGCTACCCCTCTGGGGCTGGATGCTGGATCACCCGCAGCACCCCGTCGCCCGGGCCTTCCTGGGCCTGGGCCTGTGGTTCCAGCGTTTTACCGTGGCGGAGCCGGAAGAGCGGTACCTCGAGGCCGCCATCCTGGCTGCCCGGGCGCTGAAGTGCGAAACAGTTCAGCCATCAGATTAAACGCGGCCTCGAGACGATTAGTGGCTTTGGAAGCCCTCCCTTAAGGGGGTGATCAGGTGGGAGGCGGTCACCCAGTTGGGCGTTCCGGTCAAAAATCACGGTTGGTTCTGATAGTCGACCTAGAATCTAAAACCGTATGTGGTTTTTTGCGGCACGCAAACCCCTCGAGGAAGCCGAGGTAGAGAGAAGGCTGATCCTCCTCAAAACCCAGGTAGAGGCCAGGCTTCACCGCCACGAGGCCCGTAACCAGGTCATCCATGAGCGCGCAGAGGTGCCCGCCTGGGTATTGACGGAAGGCCCCACACTCCTTGCCCGACTCTTTTACCACCTCGAGCTCAAAGGCTTCTACGAGCACAAGGAGGTGGAGGAGCGTTACACCTTCCTCCTGCCCAACAACCCCAGC containing:
- a CDS encoding PAS domain-containing protein encodes the protein MRDEIFRIAVETILAGVVITDAQLPDYPIVYCNPGFVQLTGYPSEEVLGRNCRFLQGPATNPETVARLRRAIHEGRPAHVLLLNYRKDGQPFWNDLRIAPVRDVEGRLTHFVGIQSDVSAKVEGVRLLEQALEEWRSTVDTLPEMVFMTDEAGRVRRCNLAAAEFFGLSFHTIIGQPLASLLGQKEELFRGAGGEFRLGRSSYVVLNYPIPRRPHEWVHVVRDITAHKEIASQMEWLLTAVKQAAEAMVLTDPSGLIESLNNAFQAKTGWQEEEALGKDIFTLQAIPPEVASEIRQTLGAGRVWSGSYQACRRTGEVYLAEATISPVRDLKGRIVKLVHIQRDVTERRRLEAIAETINMTEQIGYVFAGLRHELVNPIGSAMMALSALRENVALWPLEKVVEYVERALAELDRAGYLLRTLKTFSLEELELAPLELGAFLRQFVKLIQEDFEQRGISLSLAPTQEKVMALADPRALYQVLLNLLSNAADALEGQPLREISLRLERQIQTVELVITDTGRGMGPDEMARLFRPFYTTKPQGSGLGLVIAQRLMAGMRGTITIKSERGRGTEVTLTLEGA
- a CDS encoding response regulator → MRRVLIVDDEPLFLRSLAEGLQPYCKEFQVLTATDGSEAVRILEEGNVSLLISDLRMPGTDGLALVAYAASAFPQIPIVVMTAFGSEAMGRSLQGIVYAYLEKPFRLPQLLETIRQALAGEHVNGIGTSALSRFLQLIELERKVCDVWVTARGKVGVLRCFAGALIGAEAGALQGEAAALEILSWQDVRIEVRQAQPGAPGKPIPLTQLLLKAARYKGKTQSVEFPLEACLEIEGVRAACLLTPKGELLAGTGELTQVVAGFGSSLALACQVAQQLAGAEVEELTLCSSGWALLVRPLKKPTALLGLLLEGPERLALARLQLGGILKPPQG
- a CDS encoding DUF1385 domain-containing protein, translated to MDLIGGMALPTGVVLVSEERTAVGYHENGKLRLHTRTIEAGNRGRVRRLALLLLEGLRGLSHVYSGTPDSRQDFIYTMITIVVGAITGTAIRALGLATLQVALLANLLLVVGCVLAYYYYEPFRRFVLEFRRYHGAEHKVVQVLLAGRPLEDAKDPSVPITTVHCGTNLFALVLPFGVLFFFTPIWLAILLGLVLPFALLPLWGWMLDHPQHPVARAFLGLGLWFQRFTVAEPEERYLEAAILAARALKCETVQPSD